From Stenotrophomonas maltophilia, a single genomic window includes:
- a CDS encoding F0F1 ATP synthase subunit delta, with protein MSQALTLARPYARAAFATARDEGAFAPWSDALAFSAHVAADPRVAALLANPELGRDDAVALLAPLTHGETYSRFLAILADSHRLPLLPEISGMFDALRAEAEHVVKATVTSAAELSAGELDAIKVALRKRFNREVDVTTAVDASLIGGAVIDAGDVVIDGSLKGKLARLQTALAN; from the coding sequence CTTGCCCGCCCGTACGCCCGCGCCGCGTTCGCGACCGCGCGCGACGAAGGCGCGTTCGCGCCGTGGTCGGACGCCCTGGCGTTCTCCGCCCACGTCGCCGCCGATCCGCGCGTGGCGGCCCTGCTCGCCAACCCGGAGCTGGGCCGTGACGACGCCGTCGCCCTGCTGGCGCCGTTGACCCACGGCGAGACCTACTCGCGCTTCCTGGCCATCCTGGCCGACTCGCATCGTCTGCCGCTGCTGCCGGAAATCTCCGGCATGTTCGATGCCCTGCGCGCCGAAGCCGAGCACGTGGTCAAGGCCACCGTGACCTCGGCGGCCGAGCTGTCGGCCGGTGAGCTGGATGCGATCAAGGTCGCGCTGCGCAAGCGCTTCAACCGCGAGGTCGACGTGACCACCGCGGTCGATGCCTCGCTGATCGGCGGCGCCGTGATCGACGCCGGCGACGTGGTCATCGATGGTTCGCTGAAGGGCAAGCTGGCCCGTCTGCAGACCGCGCTCGCTAACTGA